Proteins from a single region of Pyrus communis chromosome 6, drPyrComm1.1, whole genome shotgun sequence:
- the LOC137736292 gene encoding uncharacterized protein, whose product MQAVSVFPVSPSFESHASMNDFEVEYAQLSANFSSKLQIAGSGGEFEFVDAEKPGMEDKEAQIVDGGGECESENDDDFSFAPTNADGSPICAEDIFQNGHFRPVYPIFNRDLLFADADDGDASRAGAASSSSLRSPLMKLFFEERDTPSSSASESDELEAVPEGTYCEWSGKPVEAAVELRNKSNSTGSSKLWRVRDLKLRCNSDGNDAFVFLKPKSVASPKPSHESAADEKSSGKIQKTVEKLKGKAKKVETVSSAHEKHYVKNREKKEGDKRRSYLPYRPVVGFFTNVNGLSKNVHPF is encoded by the coding sequence ATGCAAGCGGTTTCCGTGTTTCCCGTGTCGCCGAGCTTCGAATCCCACGCTTCCATGAACGATTTCGAAGTCGAGTACGCGCAGCTCTCTGCGAATTTCAGCTCCAAGCTTCAAATCGCCGGTTCCGGTGGCGAATTCGAATTCGTGGACGCTGAGAAGCCAGGAATGGAAGATAAAGAAGCTCAAATCGTGGACGGTGGCGGCGAATGCGAGAGCGAAAACGACGACGATTTCTCTTTCGCCCCCACGAACGCCGACGGGTCGCCGATTTGCGCGGAGGATATATTCCAGAACGGCCACTTCCGGCCGGTATATCCGATTTTCAACCGAGATCTCCTCTTCGCCGACGCTGACGACGGCGATGCTTCAAGAGCCGGAGCGGCTTCGTCCTCGTCTCTGCGGTCGCCATTGATGAAGCTCTTCTTCGAGGAACGGGACACGCCGTCGTCGTCGGCGTCCGAGTCGGACGAGCTCGAAGCAGTCCCGGAAGGAACGTACTGTGAGTGGTCCGGAAAGCCGGTGGAGGCGGCGGTGGAGCTCCGGAACAAGAGCAATTCCACGGGGTCGTCAAAGCTGTGGAGAGTCAGGGACTTGAAGCTCCGGTGCAACAGCGACGGAAATGACGCATTTGTTTTCCTTAAACCTAAGTCCGTGGCGAGCCCCAAGCCGAGCCATGAATCGGCGGCGGATGAGAAGAGCAGCGGTAAGATTCAAAAGACGGTGGAGAAGTTAAAAGGGAAGGCTAAGAAAGTCGAAACGGTGTCGTCTGCGCACGAGAAGCATTACGTGAAGAACAGAGAGAAGAAGGAGGGGGACAAACGGCGGTCGTACTTGCCGTATCGGCCGGTGGTTGGGTTCTTCACAAATGTGAACGGATTGAGCAAAAACGTCCATCCGTTTTAA
- the LOC137736291 gene encoding probable inactive poly [ADP-ribose] polymerase SRO2: MVSPGSKQSQPSCKEVDNLVNPRRYVVWSAIVNSHIYPCYVIAFKAPSTLPNGVPTMQQSALRPPPISPWMTFPALMSILSKFLPPQKMQLLVACHNEFRANKVTRAQLIHRVRQIAGDRLLIGVIKSVKRQIGARADA; encoded by the exons ATGGTGTCGCCGGGCTCAAAGCAATCGCAACCGAGCTGCAAGGAGGTGGACAATCTGGTCAATCCGAGAAGATATGTTGTTTGGAGTGCTATCGTGAACTCTCACATTTATCCTTGCTATGTGATCGCTTTCAAGGCTCCTAGCACTCTCCCTAATG GTGTTCCAACTATGCAGCAGAGTGCTTTGAGACCACCCCCAATATCTCCCTGGATGACCTTCCCTGCTCTGATGTCCATTCTCTCGAAGTTCTTGCCTCCTCAGAAAATGCAGTTGCTTGTTGCTTGTCACAACGAATTCAGA GCAAACAAGGTAACGCGTGCGCAGCTGATACACAGGGTGAGGCAGATTGCCGGTGACAGGCTGTTGATTGGAGTGATCAAATCTGTCAAGAGGCAGATTGGTGCCAGGGCAGATGCATAA